The following coding sequences lie in one Candidatus Thermokryptus mobilis genomic window:
- a CDS encoding cytochrome c3 family protein yields MRYGLIFLFFFFVIGQANSQLKNDRCFVCHGVKNFGVIEQGRFKSLYVSREEFESSVHSKFLCVACHVDVRVIPHFTKPKKIHCLQCHFEGNTVGAPVTAKPEKYKESVHSRAIARGKNAPDCKDCHTVHYVKKPEDPSSSVYKTKIPELCGRCHQTVRDEYYSSIHWAGIQRGVLESAVCSDCHREHDILPPEDPRSSLNPKNVVGTCDKCHSDVKLMKRVGVPVKNPEAYKESFHGIALKFGVVRAANCASCHEYHDVLPSRDPKSPIHPANLAKTCGKCHPRANENVAKGKFHILPGEKEAGIVYYVYTFFKWFTLIVLAGLFTHIVLDLIGHFRRKRKSVE; encoded by the coding sequence ATGAGATATGGGCTGATTTTTTTATTTTTCTTCTTTGTGATCGGTCAAGCGAATTCGCAGTTGAAAAATGATAGATGTTTTGTTTGTCATGGTGTTAAAAATTTTGGTGTGATTGAACAGGGGAGATTTAAATCACTTTATGTCTCAAGAGAGGAATTTGAAAGTTCAGTGCACAGTAAGTTTCTCTGTGTTGCTTGCCATGTTGATGTAAGGGTCATACCTCATTTTACCAAGCCCAAGAAAATACATTGCTTGCAATGTCATTTTGAAGGGAATACGGTTGGGGCTCCTGTTACAGCAAAGCCGGAGAAATATAAGGAAAGCGTTCACAGTAGGGCTATAGCCCGTGGTAAAAATGCGCCCGATTGTAAAGATTGCCACACGGTTCATTATGTCAAAAAGCCAGAGGACCCAAGTTCAAGTGTATATAAAACTAAAATACCCGAACTTTGTGGTAGATGCCATCAAACGGTTAGGGATGAGTATTATAGTTCAATTCACTGGGCTGGGATTCAGAGAGGTGTTCTTGAATCGGCGGTTTGCTCTGATTGTCATCGCGAGCATGATATCTTGCCTCCGGAGGACCCGAGATCAAGTTTAAATCCAAAAAATGTCGTTGGAACTTGTGACAAATGTCATTCTGATGTAAAGTTAATGAAAAGGGTTGGTGTTCCTGTTAAAAATCCAGAAGCGTACAAGGAAAGCTTCCATGGTATAGCTTTGAAATTCGGTGTGGTTAGAGCTGCTAATTGTGCCTCTTGTCATGAATATCACGATGTTTTACCATCGCGTGACCCGAAGTCACCAATTCACCCGGCAAATCTCGCAAAGACCTGTGGTAAATGTCATCCGAGGGCAAACGAAAATGTGGCAAAAGGAAAGTTCCATATTCTGCCGGGTGAAAAAGAAGCTGGGATAGTTTATTATGTCTACACATTCTTT